The sequence CGGCGCGAGGCCGCCGCTGATGCCGACGGGTAGTTGGTCCCAGAGGTTGTTGATGCGCTCGGCCACCTGCTGCCGGGCCCAGTAAATATCGGTCCCCTCTTCAAAATCCAGCGTGATGGCTGACAGCGCGTATTTGGAAATAGAGCGCAGCATCGACTGCCGGGAGATGCCCAGCAGTTCCACCTCGATGGGTTGGGTAATCAGACTCTCGACTTCCTCTGGCGTCATCCCTGGTGATTTGATGATGATTTTCACCTGGGTGGGGGAAATGTCCGGGAAGGCGTCGATGGCGATTTGAGTTACCGCGCGGCCACCCAGCCCGATCAGCAGCAGTGTCAGCAGTCCGATCAGCAGGCGCTGGCTCAGGGAGAATTGGATCAGTCGCGACAGCATTATTCACCGCCTCCCAGTCCGAGCAGCATACCCTTTAATTGTGCGGTGCCCTGCACCGCCACTTCCTCGCCCGCCTGCAGGCCGTGGCTGGCCAGATAGTCACTGCCCAGTGGCTGTAATTCCAGCGCCCGCACTTCAAAGCCGTTATCGCGTCGCACATATACCGAGGCGTCGGTGCCGCTGTGGGTGACCGCGCTGGCGGGCACGCGCACGCCGGGGGTGGTGCTGGACAGTACCAGGCTGACCCGCTGACCTGGCAGCAAGGCCACCGGCTGTCGGAAGCGGGCCAGTATTTCCACCCGCTGGGTGCCGGGGCTGAGTTCACGGTTTTTGCTTACCAGCACCAGCGTGGCGTCCTTGTCGCGCAGTGTTTCGGCAAGGCGAAGTTCCTGTCCCAGTGCCAGTCCTTCCGCCAGCGCCGCGCTCACGGTGGCGCGCAGCCAGAGGCTGCTTTCGGCGGTAATCGACGCCAGCGTTTGATGGGCGGCGATGGCATCGCCAACTCGAAGATACTCACGGTTCAGTTGACCGGATTGCGGCGCCCTGAGTGGATAGTCGCCCGGTGCGAGCTTGCCGTCGCGGAGCTGTTGCAATGCCTTGCGGTCAAAGCCTGCCTGTTGCAGCCGCCCTTGCCAGGCGCTGCGATTGAACATGGCTTGCTGCGCGGCGCGCTCGGTTTGCGTCAACCGCTGACGGGAAATAATGCCATCGGCAAACAGTGCACGGTCTTTCTCCAACAGCGCCTGCTGGTTGGCTTGTGCGAATACGGCGGCCAGCCATTGCTCCTGAATTGCTGCGAGGTCCGGGCTGTTGATGGTGGCGATCAGCTCGCCTGCTGCCACCGGGGTGCCGCCGGGGCGGTGCCAGGCTTGCAGCACGCCCGCATGGCGAATCGTCAATTGCGAGGCAGTTTCGGGAGAGGGAATCACCACGGCAGGAACGCGAATGCCCGCGCGGCTGTCGGCAGCGCTGACGGGCTGGCTGATAATACCCAGCCGCAGCTGATCGGCATTGTTTAGCGCCAGTGTGTCGGCCAGTGCCAGACCAGGTAGGAGTGTGACGGCCAGTGTGGCCACCATGCGCTGAGAATAGGTAAAAAAAGGCGTCATAGGGATTCTCCAACCGTCTGTCTGAGAGAGGAAATCAAGCTGTGCTGGCGAAGCTGCAGGAGCTGCCACTGCAATTGGCTTTGGCGGTAGTGCTGAAGGGCCAGAATGGTGGGCCGAATGTTGGACTCACCCGCCGCGAAGGCCTTATCGGCCATCTTCCAATGGCGTTGGGCGAGATCGCGCGCCTGCGCTGCGTAGGCCAGAGATTCCTCCAGCACATCCAGCTCGTGCTCCACTTCGTGAAGTTGCTGTTGCAACTGCAGGCGCGCCTGCTTGAGGCGGACATCGGCATCGGTCATCGCCACCGCGGCAGATGCGCTGGCGGCGTTAGTGTGTGCGCTGCCGCCAAAGGGAATTGAGATGCTCAGCCCCAGGCTTTCCGTTTCCGGGTCGAGATTGCTGCCGCGCTCGCGGCGAACCCCCAGCGATACGGTGCTGTTACCCGCTGCCTCATGGCGTTTTTGTTGCCACAGCTCAGTTTGTTGCTGACGCTTTGCCAACAGTAGGCGGAGTTGCGGATGCTGCGCGTCGATACGCGGCTGGCCGGGGCGTACTTCGATGAATTGTGCCGGGCGCTGCTGTAGGCCGGTCAGCGTCATGTACTGCCGCTCGGCGTCCACCAGTTCTGCTTCTCGCTCCAACAGTTGCTGGCGACTTTCCAGCAGTAGTGCCTCGCTCTGCATGACATCGGCGCGGGCAATTTCGCCTGCTTTGAAACGTTTCTCGCTGATGGTCAGCAGCCGTTGGGCATCGGTTACGGCAGCTACGGCGTGTTTGCGCTTCGCGGCACTGCTGTTGAGCTGATGCAGTGCGCGGCGTAGTCGACCGCTAACTGACAGTCGCTGATAGTCTCGCCAGGCGCTGGCACCCGTATCAAAACTTTCGGCCAGCGCTTTGGCGTTGCGGCGTTCGCCCCAGCGCCACAGGTCTACCTCAACCCCAAGCTCCATTTCCCGTAGGCCGGTATTGTCACCTGCCTGGTCGTCCCAGTAGTAGAGGTTCAGGCGGGGGCGGTTAGCGATGAATCGCTGGCTCATCTGCTGTTGGGCCTCGGCCTGCTGCCGGTACGCGCCGCCCAGGACCTGCTCCGGGGCGTTCGCCACGGCCGCCTGAAAGACTTGATTAACGGCCAGTGTTTCGCTGACGACCAGATGCGGATGCTCGCTGTGGGGGTGGGCGGCAGTATCCGGTTCGGCGATCTCCGCCAGAGTGGCTGAGCTGACGGTCAGGCTGCTGCTCAGTGCCAGAAAGAGTCCGGTGAGGGAGAGTAGGGATTTCACGTTGATATCCGCTGTGAGTAAATGTTAGTGCGGAGGGTAAAGAGGGGCTTGTCAAAAATATGTCGACAAACTGGCGGCGGGCACGACCGCGGCTTTTGACATCCTTTTGGCGTTTGCCGTGCTAGATTGAAAAAAATGACGGAAGCCGGACTGGGCCATGCCCCGCCTCAATCGCCAATGAACTTATTAATTGTTGAAGACAACCGCGACATTGCGGCAAACATTGCCGACTATCTGGAGCCCAAAGGGCACCGCCTCGACTTCGCCTACGACGGTGTGCAGGGGCTGGCGCTGGCGCGCTCGGCCGAGTTTGATGCCATTGTGCTGGACCTGACATTGCCGAGGCTGGATGGCATTGAACTGTGCAGGCAGCTTCGCGCCGAGCGGCGCACGACACCGGTTATTATGCTCACCGCTCGCGACCAACTGGATGACAAGCTACTGGGCTTTGGCGTGGGGGCCGACGACTATCTGGTCAAACCCTTTTCTGTCAAAGAACTGGAGGCGCGACTATTGGCGCTGCTGAACCGGCTGCATCCTGCGGAGCAGGCAACCGCGCTACAAGTCGCAGACCTCAGCTTTAATCATCAAACACTGGAAGTTAGTCGCGCGGGGGTGCCGATTGAGCTCAACCCGATTCAGCGCAAGCTGCTGCACTATCTGATGCAAGAGAGCCCGAGGGTGGTGAAGCGTGCGCAGCTTGAACAACGGGTGTGGGGCGATCATCCGCCTGACAAGGATATTCTTCGTACCCATATTTACAGTCTGCGCAATGCCATCGACAAACCTTTTGAGCAGCGGCTGCTACATACCGTGCACGGCGTAGGTTACCGTCTGGCCGAGAAGGAAGCGGAATGAATTCGCAAAAAAACCAGACTTTG comes from Spongiibacter tropicus DSM 19543 and encodes:
- a CDS encoding efflux RND transporter periplasmic adaptor subunit, whose protein sequence is MTPFFTYSQRMVATLAVTLLPGLALADTLALNNADQLRLGIISQPVSAADSRAGIRVPAVVIPSPETASQLTIRHAGVLQAWHRPGGTPVAAGELIATINSPDLAAIQEQWLAAVFAQANQQALLEKDRALFADGIISRQRLTQTERAAQQAMFNRSAWQGRLQQAGFDRKALQQLRDGKLAPGDYPLRAPQSGQLNREYLRVGDAIAAHQTLASITAESSLWLRATVSAALAEGLALGQELRLAETLRDKDATLVLVSKNRELSPGTQRVEILARFRQPVALLPGQRVSLVLSSTTPGVRVPASAVTHSGTDASVYVRRDNGFEVRALELQPLGSDYLASHGLQAGEEVAVQGTAQLKGMLLGLGGGE
- a CDS encoding TolC family protein, translated to MKSLLSLTGLFLALSSSLTVSSATLAEIAEPDTAAHPHSEHPHLVVSETLAVNQVFQAAVANAPEQVLGGAYRQQAEAQQQMSQRFIANRPRLNLYYWDDQAGDNTGLREMELGVEVDLWRWGERRNAKALAESFDTGASAWRDYQRLSVSGRLRRALHQLNSSAAKRKHAVAAVTDAQRLLTISEKRFKAGEIARADVMQSEALLLESRQQLLEREAELVDAERQYMTLTGLQQRPAQFIEVRPGQPRIDAQHPQLRLLLAKRQQQTELWQQKRHEAAGNSTVSLGVRRERGSNLDPETESLGLSISIPFGGSAHTNAASASAAVAMTDADVRLKQARLQLQQQLHEVEHELDVLEESLAYAAQARDLAQRHWKMADKAFAAGESNIRPTILALQHYRQSQLQWQLLQLRQHSLISSLRQTVGESL
- a CDS encoding response regulator transcription factor — translated: MTEAGLGHAPPQSPMNLLIVEDNRDIAANIADYLEPKGHRLDFAYDGVQGLALARSAEFDAIVLDLTLPRLDGIELCRQLRAERRTTPVIMLTARDQLDDKLLGFGVGADDYLVKPFSVKELEARLLALLNRLHPAEQATALQVADLSFNHQTLEVSRAGVPIELNPIQRKLLHYLMQESPRVVKRAQLEQRVWGDHPPDKDILRTHIYSLRNAIDKPFEQRLLHTVHGVGYRLAEKEAE